The Streptomyces sp. NBC_01275 genome has a segment encoding these proteins:
- a CDS encoding UvrD-helicase domain-containing protein — protein sequence MPAPTDEQIQASDTFRSGRHLVLQAGAGTGKTTTLAMLAASNKKRGRYLAFNKDIARDAANRFPRTVICKTAHATAYAALGHRYAGRLNGPRQPAWKTGQALGVTRPIRIGDHEISHKTLSHTVLRAVTRFCYSADRTLARQHVPHLRRLATPAEHAQLAEVVLPFAAKAWADLQNPDQGMVRFEHDHYLKMWALTQPKIETDFLFLDEAQDTNPVLEQVFTAQRDHAQLVMVGDSAQAIYGWRGACDVMTDFDADALTLTRSFRFGPLLAEEANRWLELAESPIRLTGSDMIPTEIGDVAHPDAVLCRTNIGAMAEVMQLLSEGRRVALARGGHTLASLALAARDLKEGRRTTHPELVLFASWGDVQDYAVYDPAGGDLQPFVDLVDTHGPDAILAAVDELTDEEHADVTVSTAHKAKGREWSTVRIGDDFPPPKDTDQSDAEGRPIPEAVNDTDARLAYVAVTRARRRLDLGGLSWIDDHRARQLIASEV from the coding sequence GTGCCCGCACCCACCGACGAGCAGATCCAAGCCTCCGACACCTTTCGATCAGGGCGCCACCTCGTCCTGCAAGCGGGAGCCGGTACCGGCAAGACCACCACCCTCGCGATGCTCGCTGCCAGCAACAAAAAACGCGGTCGTTACCTGGCCTTCAACAAGGACATCGCTCGCGATGCCGCCAATCGTTTTCCTCGCACCGTGATCTGCAAGACGGCCCATGCGACCGCGTACGCAGCACTGGGCCACCGTTATGCCGGCCGACTCAACGGCCCTCGCCAGCCTGCCTGGAAGACGGGCCAGGCCCTCGGTGTCACCCGGCCCATCCGCATCGGCGATCACGAGATCAGCCACAAGACCCTCTCGCACACGGTGCTACGCGCCGTGACGCGCTTCTGCTACTCCGCCGATCGCACTCTGGCCCGCCAGCATGTGCCGCATCTTCGCCGCCTGGCAACACCCGCCGAACACGCGCAACTCGCTGAAGTGGTCCTGCCGTTCGCGGCCAAGGCCTGGGCCGACCTGCAGAACCCAGACCAGGGCATGGTCCGCTTCGAACACGACCACTACTTGAAGATGTGGGCCCTGACCCAACCCAAGATCGAAACGGACTTCCTCTTCCTCGACGAAGCCCAGGACACCAACCCCGTCCTGGAACAGGTCTTCACCGCCCAACGCGACCACGCCCAACTCGTCATGGTCGGCGACTCGGCCCAAGCCATTTACGGCTGGCGCGGCGCCTGCGACGTGATGACCGACTTCGACGCCGACGCGCTCACCCTGACCCGTTCCTTCCGCTTCGGCCCTCTCCTCGCCGAAGAGGCCAACCGCTGGCTCGAACTCGCCGAGTCGCCCATTCGCCTGACCGGAAGCGACATGATCCCCACCGAGATCGGAGACGTCGCGCACCCGGACGCCGTGCTGTGCCGCACCAACATCGGTGCCATGGCCGAAGTCATGCAACTTCTCTCCGAAGGACGCCGCGTCGCCCTTGCTCGCGGCGGACACACGCTCGCCTCCCTGGCGCTGGCAGCTCGCGACCTCAAAGAAGGCCGCCGCACAACCCACCCCGAACTCGTTCTCTTCGCCTCCTGGGGCGACGTACAGGACTACGCGGTCTACGACCCGGCCGGCGGCGACCTCCAGCCGTTCGTCGACCTCGTCGACACGCACGGTCCCGACGCCATCCTGGCCGCAGTCGACGAGCTCACCGACGAGGAGCACGCCGACGTGACCGTGTCCACGGCTCACAAGGCCAAGGGGCGTGAATGGTCGACCGTCCGGATCGGGGACGACTTCCCACCTCCCAAGGACACCGATCAAAGTGACGCCGAGGGCCGCCCAATCCCGGAAGCTGTCAACGACACCGACGCCCGCCTCGCATACGTTGCGGTTACGCGTGCGCGCCGCAGGCTTGACCTCGGCGGTCTGTCATGGATCGACGACCATCGAGCTCGACAACTGATTGCCAGCGAGGTATAG